A window of the Microcaecilia unicolor chromosome 5, aMicUni1.1, whole genome shotgun sequence genome harbors these coding sequences:
- the LOC115470004 gene encoding WD repeat-containing protein 89-like, with translation MSTQLQSTMKAIEEQFANLRVAKRSAPTKDSTYLLSLDISKGEKNRQLVAISCSNKSIRIYNRETLTFVREYDAHPHLLNGVRFAHTCENVLFSACSDGTVKCWDTRLSSSNAVRVFSGFPLNVFISFDVNCNDTIICAGTEKYEDDVFMVFWDARRNTQNMSATEQPLGVYSDCHNDDITQVSFHPTNPNLVVSGSTDGLVNVFDINKDCEDDALVATCNSHSSVSFINWAGKDYKQIYCLTHDEGFCWWDLAQLDTEEPITLLNIQDVRETFNTETEQVNYLVGGLYHEMTDKLFVIGGTHMGDLQVMKCDINGLSHLSMLRGGHAATVRSFYWNLEDEYLLTGGEDAQLLLWKPGAEEISLPKKKSLKIASSVQLKARVHNKSKTRKNKN, from the coding sequence ATGTCAACACAACTGCAGTCCACTATGAAGGCAATTGAAGAACAGTTTGCTAACCTCCGTGTGGCAAAACGTTCTGCGCCAACCAAAGACTCTACATACTTGCTGAGCTTAGACATTTCAAAAGGAGAGAAGAACAGACAACTCGTTGCCATTTCATGTTCCAATAAGTCAATAAGAATTTACAACAGAGAAACACTGACCTTTGTACGGGAATATGATGCACACCCGCATCTCCTAAATGGAGTCCGCTTTGCACACACTTGTGAGAATGTGTTATTTTCTGCATGCAGTGATGGCACTGTGAAATGCTGGGACACACGCCTCTCCAGTTCAAACGCAGTCAGAGTATTTAGTGGTTTTCCTTTAAATGTTTTCATAAGCTTTGATGTCAATTGCAATGATACAATAATTTGCGCTGGCACAGAGAAGTACGAAGATGATGTGTTTATGGTGTTCTGGGATGCAAGAAGAAACACACAGAACATGTCAGCTACTGAACAACCATTAGGGGTTTATTCTGATTGTCACAATGATGACATAACACAAGTATCTTTCCATCCCACCAATCCAAATTTGGTAGTTTCAGGCTCTACTGATGGATTGGTCAATGTTTTTGATATAAACAAAGACTGTGAGGATGATGCATTAGTTGCAACTTGCAACTCACATTCATCAGTAAGTTTCATCAATTGGGCAGGAAAGGATTATAAACAAATCTACTGCTTGACACATGATGAGGGATTTTGTTGGTGGGATCTTGCTCAGTTAGATACTGAGGAGCCTATCACATTGTTGAATATTCAGGATGTCCGAGAAACATTCAATACAGAGACTGAACAGGTGAACTATCTTGTAGGTGGTTTGTATCATGAGATGACAGATAAATTGTTTGTTATAGGAGGTACCCATATGGGAGATCTTCAGGTAATGAAATGTGATATTAATGGACTGAGCCATTTGAGCATGCTTCGAGGAGGGCATGCAGCTACAGTGCGCTCTTTCTACTGGAACCTTGAGGATGAATATTTGCTGACTGGCGGAGAAGATGCACAGTTGCTGCTCTGGAAACCAGGAGCTGAGGAAATCTCTCTTCCAAAAAAGAAATCATTGAAAATAGCTTCCTCTGTACAACTGAAAGCAAGAGTTCACAATAAGTCAAagacaagaaaaaataaaaattaa